The Acinetobacter defluvii genome includes a region encoding these proteins:
- a CDS encoding metal-dependent hydrolase, producing MLFAKPVKSILSKVFTGSPLSLEEQTPIIPIRHMKFDFEPEKLDPKFYRNAELASAYFASLSIFLTYGEDLVIDTARYHREFIKDPLLKQRVTSLIGQEAIHSKMHEEMNDAYAEIDLPVKIFRYLAEIVFDYGFNRLPQPMKLSLMAGIEHFTAVLAEYMMNHQEIFFDSQDEKQRAIWMWHMLEESEHKDIAYDVFQTLSNNYALRMAGFFPALITILVLIYVASFTVPLYRKPSNIISLKYWKDVPYNFGLLFGFKDGVYGSTLKHIFDYMRPDFHPNDHDTSDFLAYYKETLLHPETGVLTPYLVKEFIPALRS from the coding sequence ATGTTGTTCGCTAAGCCAGTTAAGTCTATTCTTTCAAAAGTATTTACAGGTTCGCCGCTAAGTTTAGAAGAGCAGACCCCCATTATTCCGATTCGTCATATGAAATTTGATTTTGAGCCAGAAAAACTTGACCCGAAATTTTATCGTAATGCCGAATTGGCAAGTGCTTACTTTGCGTCTTTATCTATTTTCTTGACCTATGGTGAGGATTTAGTGATTGATACTGCACGTTATCATCGTGAATTTATTAAAGATCCATTATTAAAGCAACGCGTGACCTCTTTAATTGGGCAAGAAGCAATCCATTCTAAAATGCACGAAGAAATGAATGATGCTTATGCTGAAATTGATTTACCAGTAAAAATATTTAGATATTTAGCAGAAATTGTTTTTGATTACGGTTTTAATCGATTACCACAGCCAATGAAACTCTCTCTAATGGCGGGTATCGAACATTTTACAGCTGTTTTGGCTGAGTATATGATGAATCATCAAGAAATTTTCTTTGATTCTCAAGACGAAAAGCAGCGTGCAATATGGATGTGGCATATGCTTGAAGAGTCTGAGCATAAAGATATTGCTTATGATGTATTTCAAACCTTGTCAAATAATTATGCCTTGCGTATGGCAGGCTTTTTCCCTGCATTGATTACGATTTTAGTTTTAATCTATGTTGCCTCATTTACAGTTCCTTTGTATCGCAAGCCAAGTAACATTATTAGTTTGAAATATTGGAAAGATGTACCGTACAACTTCGGCTTATTATTTGGTTTCAAAGATGGTGTATACGGGAGTACTTTGAAACATATCTTTGATTATATGCGCCCTGATTTCCATCCAAATGATCATGATACTTCAGACTTTTTAGCATATTACAAAGAAACACTATTGCATCCAGAAACGGGTGTATTAACCCCGTATCTCGTGAAAGAGTTTATTCCTGCATTACGCAGCTAA
- a CDS encoding flavin-containing monooxygenase produces MTTETTLDTLPEDKSTAKNTSTTVEEVKQVTQPKAAATEKAQAKPIAKTAPKAEVKVENKPEAKVEQKTADKAQIAEEKTAKTTEQQTTTSKKDEPVRVFDTIVVGAGISGIAAAYKMNQAGYHDYIVLEKADRVGGTWRDNNYPGCGCDVPSALYSFSFSPSHKWSHLFARQPEILSYLEEVVEKHDLGGKIELGIELLSAKWDDTKHIWNLETSKGKFQSKTVIFTTGPITEPSMPKVKGIESFKGKMFHSARWDHDYDLKGKRIAVIGTGASAIQFIPQVQPLAKELFVFQRTAPWVLPKADRELGDTAKGIVSRFPVIQETWRNSVAQILNGINFGLRNPKVLKPVNFLSKQLLKLQVKDDELREILTPNFDIGCKRLLFANNYYPALQQDNVNVIPHGLVEIDGNTVIGANGERHEVDVIIWGTGFEVSHPPIGQRVTNSEGVLLSELWKDSSPEAYLGTSIEKVPNAFLVLGPNILVYDSFIGIAEAQLDYIISGLLKMRDQKFTRMEIKKNVVRYHNLKVQKNLKTTVFNAGGCKSYYLDENGRNFAAWPWSLQELKNQLKELNLKHYDIAS; encoded by the coding sequence ATGACCACAGAAACAACATTAGATACTTTGCCTGAAGATAAAAGCACTGCAAAAAATACTTCAACTACAGTGGAAGAAGTGAAACAAGTCACTCAGCCTAAAGCAGCAGCGACAGAGAAAGCACAAGCCAAACCTATAGCAAAAACAGCTCCTAAAGCTGAGGTGAAAGTTGAAAATAAACCTGAAGCAAAGGTTGAACAAAAAACTGCTGACAAAGCTCAAATTGCTGAAGAAAAAACAGCAAAAACGACTGAGCAACAAACAACAACATCGAAAAAAGATGAACCAGTGCGTGTATTTGATACGATTGTTGTAGGTGCTGGGATTTCGGGTATTGCTGCGGCATATAAAATGAACCAAGCAGGTTACCACGACTATATCGTGCTTGAAAAAGCAGATCGAGTGGGTGGTACTTGGCGTGATAACAACTACCCAGGGTGTGGTTGTGATGTGCCATCAGCTTTGTACTCATTCTCCTTCTCACCAAGTCACAAATGGAGTCATTTGTTTGCAAGACAGCCTGAAATTCTAAGCTATTTAGAAGAAGTGGTTGAAAAACATGACTTAGGTGGAAAAATTGAACTTGGCATTGAACTGTTAAGCGCCAAATGGGACGACACCAAACACATTTGGAATTTAGAAACATCAAAAGGTAAATTCCAGTCTAAAACGGTGATCTTTACTACAGGTCCAATTACTGAGCCCTCTATGCCAAAAGTGAAAGGCATTGAAAGCTTTAAAGGTAAAATGTTCCACTCTGCACGTTGGGATCATGATTATGATTTAAAAGGTAAACGTATTGCTGTGATTGGTACGGGTGCATCAGCAATTCAGTTTATTCCCCAAGTGCAACCTTTAGCCAAAGAATTATTTGTATTCCAGCGTACCGCACCTTGGGTATTGCCAAAAGCAGACCGTGAGCTGGGCGATACTGCGAAAGGTATCGTGAGTCGCTTCCCTGTGATTCAAGAAACATGGCGTAATAGCGTTGCACAAATTTTAAATGGAATTAACTTCGGATTGCGTAATCCAAAAGTTTTAAAACCAGTGAATTTTTTAAGTAAACAATTGCTTAAACTACAAGTCAAAGATGATGAATTACGTGAGATTTTGACGCCTAACTTTGATATCGGTTGCAAGCGTTTATTGTTCGCTAACAACTACTATCCTGCATTACAACAGGATAATGTTAATGTTATTCCTCATGGCTTGGTTGAGATTGATGGAAATACCGTAATTGGTGCAAATGGTGAACGTCATGAAGTGGATGTCATCATTTGGGGAACAGGTTTTGAAGTTTCTCATCCACCGATTGGTCAGCGTGTGACTAACTCAGAAGGTGTTTTACTGTCTGAGTTGTGGAAAGATAGCTCACCAGAAGCGTATTTAGGTACGAGTATTGAAAAAGTTCCAAATGCATTCTTGGTGTTAGGTCCAAATATTTTGGTATATGATTCTTTCATTGGTATTGCAGAAGCACAGTTAGACTATATTATCAGTGGCTTATTGAAAATGCGTGATCAGAAGTTCACACGTATGGAAATTAAGAAAAATGTGGTGCGTTATCATAACCTGAAAGTTCAAAAAAACTTAAAAACAACAGTATTTAATGCAGGTGGTTGTAAGTCATATTATCTAGATGAAAATGGTCGTAACTTTGCTGCATGGCCATGGTCATTGCAAGAGTTAAAAAATCAATTAAAAGAATTGAACCTTAAACATTATGATATTGCATCTTAA
- the gltA gene encoding citrate synthase, with protein sequence MSAATGKKAVLQLDGKEIELPIYSGTLGPDVIDVKDVLAAGHFTFDPGFMATAACESKITFIDGNKGVLLHRGYPIDQLATQADYLETCYLLLNGELPTAEQKAEFETKVLSHTMVHDQVSRFFNGFRRDAHPMAIMVGVVGALSAFYHNNLDIEDVNHREITAIRLIAKVPTLAAWSYKYTVGQPFMYPRNDLSYAENFLYMMFATPADKDYKVNPILAKAMDRIFTLHADHEQNASTSTVRLAGSTGANPYACIAAGISALWGPAHGGANEAVLKMLDEIGSVENVADFMEKVKTKEVKLMGFGHRVYKNFDPRAKVMKETCDEVLSALGINDPQLALAMELERIALSDEYFIKRNLYPNVDFYSGIILKAIGIPTEMFTVIFALARTVGWISHWLEMHSAPYKIGRPRQLYTGEVQRDIKR encoded by the coding sequence ATGTCTGCAGCAACTGGCAAAAAAGCCGTTTTACAACTTGATGGCAAAGAAATTGAATTACCAATTTACAGTGGTACATTGGGCCCAGATGTAATCGACGTTAAAGATGTATTGGCCGCAGGTCACTTTACTTTTGATCCTGGTTTTATGGCTACTGCTGCTTGCGAGTCTAAAATTACATTTATCGATGGTAACAAAGGTGTGCTTTTACACCGTGGTTACCCTATTGATCAATTAGCGACTCAAGCAGACTACTTAGAAACTTGCTACTTGCTCTTAAATGGCGAGCTTCCAACTGCTGAACAAAAAGCAGAATTTGAAACTAAAGTTCTTAGCCACACAATGGTGCATGATCAAGTAAGCCGTTTCTTCAATGGCTTCCGTCGTGATGCACATCCTATGGCAATCATGGTTGGTGTTGTGGGCGCACTGTCTGCTTTCTACCACAACAATCTTGATATTGAAGATGTTAACCACCGTGAAATCACAGCGATTCGCTTGATTGCTAAAGTGCCTACTTTGGCTGCGTGGAGCTACAAATATACAGTAGGTCAACCATTCATGTATCCACGTAACGACTTAAGTTACGCTGAAAACTTCTTGTACATGATGTTTGCTACACCTGCTGACAAAGACTATAAAGTAAATCCTATCCTTGCAAAAGCAATGGATCGTATTTTCACGCTTCATGCTGACCATGAGCAAAATGCGTCTACATCTACTGTACGTTTAGCGGGTTCTACTGGTGCAAATCCTTACGCATGTATCGCTGCGGGTATCTCTGCTCTTTGGGGTCCAGCGCATGGTGGTGCGAACGAAGCTGTTCTTAAGATGCTTGATGAAATCGGCTCGGTAGAAAACGTTGCTGACTTCATGGAAAAAGTGAAAACTAAAGAAGTTAAACTTATGGGCTTCGGTCACCGAGTTTACAAAAACTTCGACCCACGTGCGAAAGTAATGAAAGAAACATGTGATGAAGTACTTAGCGCACTTGGTATCAATGATCCACAACTTGCACTTGCAATGGAACTTGAACGTATCGCACTTTCTGACGAATACTTCATCAAACGTAATTTATATCCTAACGTAGACTTCTACTCAGGTATCATCCTTAAAGCGATTGGTATCCCAACAGAAATGTTTACTGTAATCTTTGCTCTTGCTCGTACTGTAGGTTGGATCAGCCACTGGTTAGAAATGCACAGCGCACCTTACAAAATCGGTCGTCCTCGTCAGCTTTATACTGGCGAAGTACAACGTGACATTAAACGTTAA
- a CDS encoding NAD+ synthase, translating to MKSFKVALAQFSPHIGDIETNVQKMIEQANQAKKQDANIIVFPELATIGYPAEDLLLRPSVNKRTAQAFEQLQAVKDIVMVFGFVNATEDGQRYNAAAVMKDGQILGIYNKQNLPNYSVFDEKRYFNEGHQHLVFEYLGHKFGVLICEDVWSLNTVQQLAQLNVESVLVLNASPYEVGKPQHRIATLQELAKQINIHVLYTNQVGGQDDLIFDGSSFVINNTGEVALRAESYKEQLYFVDYEVENKAYKTVETAPALDTMAEIYQALVMATRDYVERSGFPGVILGLSGGIDSALTLAIAVDAIGADKVQAVMMPYTYTSQISVEDAAEQAKRMGVTFGIAEIHPIVNSFMQTLYPFFGNSPADATEENLQARARGTLLMGLSNKFGNLVLSTGNKSELAVGYCTLYGDMVGGFAVLKDVYKTIVFELAKYRNSLSEVAVIPERVITRPPSAELRPDQKDQDSLPAYDVLDAILYAYIEEDQSQEHIINKGFDKEVVEKVIKLVDRNEYKRRQGAIGPRITSCAFSRERRYPIVNGWKAGN from the coding sequence ATGAAAAGTTTTAAAGTTGCTCTCGCGCAATTCTCTCCACATATTGGCGATATCGAAACAAATGTTCAAAAAATGATTGAACAAGCCAATCAAGCAAAAAAACAAGATGCCAATATTATCGTTTTTCCAGAACTTGCCACCATTGGCTACCCTGCTGAAGATTTATTGCTTCGTCCAAGCGTAAATAAACGTACTGCCCAAGCTTTTGAGCAATTACAAGCAGTCAAAGATATTGTCATGGTTTTTGGCTTTGTGAATGCCACTGAAGATGGTCAACGTTATAACGCTGCTGCTGTGATGAAAGATGGGCAAATCCTCGGCATTTATAACAAGCAAAACCTTCCAAACTATAGTGTTTTTGATGAAAAACGTTATTTTAATGAAGGTCATCAACACCTTGTCTTTGAATATTTAGGACATAAGTTTGGTGTATTAATCTGTGAAGATGTTTGGTCACTTAACACCGTTCAACAGCTTGCACAACTCAATGTAGAAAGTGTTTTAGTATTAAATGCTTCGCCTTATGAAGTGGGTAAACCACAACACCGTATTGCAACACTGCAAGAATTGGCAAAACAGATCAATATCCATGTGCTGTATACCAACCAAGTCGGTGGTCAAGATGATTTGATTTTCGACGGTTCAAGCTTTGTGATTAACAATACTGGTGAAGTCGCTTTACGTGCCGAAAGCTATAAGGAACAGCTTTATTTTGTAGATTATGAAGTTGAGAATAAAGCCTATAAAACTGTAGAAACTGCACCTGCTTTAGATACAATGGCTGAAATTTATCAAGCCTTAGTCATGGCAACACGTGATTATGTTGAGCGTTCTGGCTTTCCTGGTGTAATTTTAGGACTGTCTGGTGGGATTGATTCAGCCTTAACCTTAGCGATCGCAGTTGATGCCATCGGTGCTGATAAAGTACAAGCCGTCATGATGCCTTATACTTATACCTCACAAATCAGTGTAGAAGATGCTGCTGAACAAGCAAAACGCATGGGCGTAACTTTTGGAATTGCAGAAATTCATCCGATTGTTAATAGCTTTATGCAAACACTTTATCCATTCTTTGGTAACTCACCTGCAGATGCAACTGAAGAAAATCTTCAAGCACGTGCGCGTGGTACTTTACTCATGGGCTTGTCTAATAAGTTTGGTAACCTAGTGCTATCTACAGGTAATAAATCTGAATTAGCTGTTGGTTATTGTACACTGTATGGTGACATGGTCGGTGGTTTTGCGGTTCTGAAAGATGTCTATAAAACAATTGTTTTTGAATTAGCAAAATATCGTAATAGTTTAAGTGAAGTTGCAGTTATTCCTGAACGTGTGATTACTCGTCCACCATCAGCAGAGCTTCGTCCAGACCAAAAAGACCAGGATTCTTTACCTGCATATGATGTTTTAGATGCCATTCTGTATGCTTATATCGAAGAAGACCAAAGCCAAGAACACATCATTAACAAAGGCTTTGATAAAGAGGTAGTCGAGAAAGTGATTAAACTGGTTGACCGTAACGAATATAAACGCCGCCAAGGTGCGATTGGTCCACGCATTACCTCATGTGCATTTAGCCGTGAACGCCGCTATCCGATCGTCAATGGTTGGAAAGCAGGTAACTGA
- the sdhD gene encoding succinate dehydrogenase, hydrophobic membrane anchor protein produces the protein MKSATGLTGSGSRDWYIQRVSAVVLAVYTVVVLGWILCNGGFNYEQWFGFMMTLPMKILSLLAVLSLVAHAWIGMWQVFTDYVTTRQMGPSASGLRIVLTSAVIIAVIAYAIWAIQIFWAN, from the coding sequence ATGAAAAGTGCTACAGGTTTAACGGGTTCAGGTTCTCGTGATTGGTATATCCAACGTGTGAGCGCTGTTGTTCTTGCTGTTTATACTGTTGTCGTATTAGGTTGGATTCTGTGCAATGGCGGATTTAACTACGAGCAATGGTTTGGCTTTATGATGACACTTCCAATGAAGATTTTATCTTTATTGGCAGTCTTATCTCTTGTTGCGCATGCTTGGATTGGTATGTGGCAAGTATTCACTGACTATGTGACTACTCGTCAAATGGGTCCTTCAGCTTCAGGTTTACGCATCGTATTAACATCAGCAGTGATTATTGCTGTTATTGCGTATGCAATCTGGGCAATCCAGATTTTTTGGGCGAATTGA
- a CDS encoding YARHG domain-containing protein encodes MKKTYFALLGLNVLLIQSSFAFDLQQLKTSWTGVYDGQKIGVFIQSIDRNQIKGYSILGKNKQDFSGKVQVTSQGYKITVVESGAKTSSGTFTFQVSQNQPRLLQSSWESASGKVKPKYFDLKPQQCRYAKNQGSFAEASNRLLKDDDLQLPPDELDYMRNSIYARHGYSFANKEVASLFSDADWYMPCSTNVEKQLTQIEKTNIQRIQKVRPYMAKMEWAR; translated from the coding sequence ATGAAAAAAACATATTTTGCCTTATTGGGTTTAAATGTATTGCTGATCCAATCCAGTTTTGCTTTCGATTTACAACAATTAAAAACCTCATGGACAGGTGTTTATGATGGTCAAAAAATTGGGGTATTTATCCAATCTATTGACCGTAACCAAATCAAAGGGTATAGCATTTTAGGTAAAAATAAGCAGGATTTTTCAGGCAAGGTTCAAGTAACATCGCAAGGTTATAAAATTACTGTGGTTGAAAGTGGAGCAAAAACCAGCAGTGGTACTTTTACTTTTCAAGTCAGTCAGAATCAACCTCGACTTTTACAGTCAAGTTGGGAGTCTGCATCGGGTAAAGTCAAACCAAAATATTTCGATCTCAAACCACAACAATGTCGTTACGCAAAAAATCAAGGTTCGTTTGCTGAGGCTTCTAATCGATTGTTGAAAGATGATGATTTACAGCTCCCACCAGACGAGCTTGACTATATGCGTAATAGTATTTATGCGCGTCATGGTTATTCATTTGCCAATAAAGAAGTTGCAAGTTTATTTAGTGATGCGGACTGGTATATGCCGTGTAGTACCAATGTTGAAAAGCAATTGACTCAGATAGAAAAGACCAACATCCAACGTATTCAAAAAGTGCGTCCTTATATGGCAAAAATGGAATGGGCACGCTGA
- a CDS encoding DUF2306 domain-containing protein produces MHTIKNKKRLILIMSIYFYLCVLMVKICLDYFPWQPDTNFLALKQDVVSTQPWRFAFQVHVIVSSLVLIAGFTQFFSQIRQKFPKIHRYSGWLYILSVFIFALPSGFIMAFSAAGGWQTQLCFIILSILWGVSTSIALDKIIKKDWLAHRDWMIRSFALALSALSLRTWKIILYQLQPYFDWLTPLHIYQLEAWLGWSINLLIAEIIIFKLHQK; encoded by the coding sequence ATGCACACAATCAAAAATAAAAAAAGACTGATTTTAATCATGAGCATCTATTTTTATTTATGCGTCCTCATGGTTAAAATTTGTCTAGACTATTTCCCTTGGCAACCTGACACCAATTTTTTAGCACTCAAACAAGATGTTGTGTCTACCCAACCTTGGCGTTTTGCTTTTCAAGTTCATGTGATCGTCAGTAGTTTGGTTTTAATCGCAGGTTTCACACAATTTTTTAGTCAAATTCGACAAAAATTCCCCAAAATCCATCGTTATAGCGGCTGGCTTTATATCCTTAGCGTTTTTATTTTTGCACTGCCAAGCGGTTTTATCATGGCTTTTTCAGCGGCAGGCGGTTGGCAAACCCAATTATGCTTTATTATTTTAAGTATTTTATGGGGAGTGAGCACATCTATTGCTTTGGATAAAATCATAAAAAAGGATTGGTTAGCACATCGTGACTGGATGATTCGCAGCTTTGCGCTCGCACTGTCAGCGTTAAGTTTAAGGACATGGAAGATTATTTTATATCAATTACAACCCTATTTTGATTGGCTCACCCCATTGCATATTTACCAACTTGAAGCTTGGTTGGGTTGGAGCATAAATCTACTTATTGCAGAAATTATTATTTTTAAGCTTCATCAAAAATAA
- a CDS encoding SDR family NAD(P)-dependent oxidoreductase, whose amino-acid sequence MGFFSKKRKPTQNAYAVVTGAGSGIGRSFAMELAKRGGTVVCADINLAAEETVSLIETQTSGKAFAVQCDVTDKAQVKSLSEQAEQLMGHAVTLVINNAGVGLGGKFDEVSLEDWQWCVNINLWGVIYGCHYFVPKFKQQGYGAIINVASAAGYTAAPEMTAYNVTKSSVLALSETLSAELRKDKISVNVLCPTLVPTNIMKNGRLPKQYAGVADDLLMNHAFTTSEKVAIKTLDNLDAGKLYTIPQPDAKLFWLMKRASPSLYTKMLGVGYPVFNRYFK is encoded by the coding sequence ATGGGATTTTTTTCAAAAAAAAGAAAGCCTACACAAAATGCATATGCTGTAGTTACAGGTGCAGGAAGTGGAATTGGACGCAGCTTTGCAATGGAACTTGCAAAGCGCGGTGGTACAGTAGTTTGTGCAGATATTAATTTAGCAGCAGAAGAAACCGTAAGTTTGATCGAAACTCAAACTTCAGGCAAAGCTTTTGCAGTGCAATGTGATGTGACAGATAAAGCACAAGTCAAGTCATTGTCTGAACAAGCTGAACAGCTCATGGGGCATGCGGTCACTCTCGTGATCAATAATGCAGGTGTGGGCTTAGGTGGTAAGTTTGACGAAGTATCTCTCGAAGATTGGCAATGGTGTGTCAATATCAATCTTTGGGGCGTGATTTATGGCTGTCATTACTTTGTACCGAAGTTTAAACAGCAAGGTTATGGCGCGATTATTAATGTTGCATCTGCTGCGGGCTATACTGCCGCACCTGAGATGACCGCATATAATGTGACCAAATCAAGTGTATTAGCACTGTCAGAAACATTATCTGCTGAACTGCGTAAAGACAAAATCAGTGTAAATGTACTGTGCCCAACTTTAGTGCCAACCAATATCATGAAGAATGGTCGCTTACCAAAACAGTATGCAGGCGTTGCCGATGATTTGTTAATGAATCATGCCTTTACGACCAGTGAAAAAGTTGCAATAAAAACTTTGGATAATTTGGATGCAGGTAAGCTTTATACCATTCCTCAACCCGATGCAAAATTATTCTGGTTAATGAAACGCGCATCTCCAAGCTTATATACCAAGATGCTTGGTGTTGGATATCCAGTTTTTAATCGATATTTTAAGTAA
- the sdhC gene encoding succinate dehydrogenase, cytochrome b556 subunit, translating into MPAVKSNRPVNLSMGQVLDVNLKSPVAIASILHRLSGVIVFLLVPVLLWLLDKSLSSPEGFAQVQAIFGGFVVRFIVWVFVAGLLFHFIMGIKHLLADLGFAEELQSGRVAATIALILAAISIIASFVWIVL; encoded by the coding sequence ATGCCCGCTGTGAAAAGCAACAGACCTGTCAATTTGTCCATGGGTCAAGTTTTAGACGTAAACTTAAAATCCCCTGTGGCTATTGCATCAATTTTACACCGTCTTTCAGGTGTCATCGTATTTTTACTCGTACCGGTACTTTTGTGGCTTTTAGACAAATCATTGTCTTCGCCTGAAGGTTTTGCTCAAGTTCAAGCAATCTTTGGCGGCTTCGTTGTACGTTTCATCGTATGGGTGTTTGTAGCAGGCTTATTATTCCATTTTATTATGGGTATTAAGCATTTACTTGCTGACCTCGGCTTTGCTGAAGAACTTCAAAGTGGTCGTGTTGCAGCTACAATTGCATTAATTTTGGCTGCGATTTCAATCATCGCATCATTTGTATGGATTGTTCTCTAA